In a single window of the Streptomyces sp. HUAS ZL42 genome:
- a CDS encoding ArsR/SmtB family transcription factor, producing MALFRSLGHPARLAMPRRLAEGEARVTDLVNCVGLARSTVSAHLSCLRDCRLITSRPQGRATVHTLAQPELLDLMAAAEQVLAATGEAVDLCPTHGTTAAEESVR from the coding sequence GTGGCCCTGTTTCGCTCGCTGGGCCACCCGGCCCGCCTGGCGATGCCGCGCCGCCTGGCCGAGGGCGAGGCCCGGGTGACCGACCTGGTGAACTGCGTGGGGCTGGCGCGGTCCACGGTCTCGGCGCACCTGTCCTGCCTGCGCGACTGCCGCCTGATCACTTCCCGGCCGCAGGGCAGGGCCACCGTGCACACGCTGGCGCAGCCCGAGCTGCTGGACCTGATGGCCGCCGCCGAGCAGGTGCTCGCGGCCACCGGCGAGGCCGTCGACCTGTGCCCCACCCACGGGACCACCGCCGCCGAGGAGTCCGTCCGATGA